The sequence below is a genomic window from Streptomyces sp. NBC_00289.
AGCGGTTGAACTCGGCGGGGCGGTGCAGCGCCATGTTCGACCAGACCGGCTCGAGCGCACGCCCCAGCTTCGTCCGGCGGAAGAGGTTGTACGCCTCCTGGAGCTGGTCGGCGGTCTCGGCGTGCCACCAGATCATGAGGTCGGCGTCGGCGCGCAGGCCGGACACGTCGTAGGTGCCGCGGACCGTCACGTCCTTCGCGGCGAGCTGGTCGAACAGCTCCTGGACCTCGTCGGCGTAGCCCGCGCGGTCCTCGGGCAGCACGTCCTTCAGCCGGAAGACGGACCAGAGCGTGTAGCGCATGACCTCGTTGAGGTCCTTGGCCAGCTTGCCCTTGTTCGGGATCCTGCCGGGCTCGGTGGTGGGGGCGTCGTCACTCATGGTCCTCATTCTCCCGCGCCCGCGGTCCGGCTCCGCACCGGGTCCGCGGAGAGCTGCTCCACGGCGGCGTACGCGCTCGCGATGCAGGCCGGGATGCCGACACCGTCGTACACCGCGCCGCAGACCGCGAGGCCCGGGAGCTTGCCGAGGTGCTCGCGGACGCGGGCCACGCGCGCGTGGTGGCCGACGGGGTACTGGGGCAGGCCGTCGTCCCAGCGGGTGACGCGGGTGTCGACGGGCGTGGCGGCGAGGCCGGTCGCCTGCTGGAGGTCGTGCCGCGAGACGTCCACCAGCTCGGCGTCCTCGCGCTGGAGGATCTCGGCCTCGCCGTGCCGCCCGACGGAGGTGCGCAGGACCACCAGGTCCGGGTTGGCGTCGGCGATCCAGCCCCATTTCTGGGAGGCGAAGGTGGACGCCTTGATGGTCCGCCCGTCGACGGGGGGCACGAGGAAGCCGCTGCCCTCGGGGAGCGCGGTGTCGCCCCGGCGGTAGGCGAGGGTGACCAGCGCCATGGAGGCGTAGGCGACGGCGTCGAGTTCGGCGGCGGCCGCGGGGGCCTCGGCGCGCAGCAGGCGGGCGGCGGCCGGGGCGGGCACGGACACCACCACCGCGTCGGCGTGCAGCACCCGGTCGCCGGCGACGACCCGCCATCCGCCGGACGCCTCGCGCCGCAGCTCCGTCACCGGCGCGCGGGTGACGATCTCGCCGCCCCGCGCGCGCACCGACTCCGCCACCGCGAGCGGGAGGCCGCCCACACCCCCCTCGATGCCCATGAACACCGGCCCGCTCTGCTGGGCCGCGGCCGCCTTCGCCTGGATCTCGCGGACCGCCTCGGTGAGGGAGTGGTGGGTCTGTGCGGCCTGGAAGAGCTGGGGGACGGCCGAGCGCATCGAGATGCGGTACGCGTCGCCCGCGTACACACCGCCGAGCAGCGGCTCGACCAGCCGGTCGACGACCTCGCGGCCGACCCGCGCCGCCACGTACTCGCCGACGGCGACGTCCTCGCCGACCTCCGTGACCGGCAGGTCGGCGTCCCGCTCGACGCGGCGCAGCCCCTCGTCGGACAGGACCCCGGAGAGGGCGGAGGCGGTGCCGGGCACGCCCATGACGTGGCCCTTGGGCATGGGGCGCAGCACGCCGCGGGTCCAGAGGGAGGCGGTGGCGGTGGCCGGTGGCCGGAGCCGGTCGGCAAGGCCCACCTCCCGGGCCAGGGCCACCGCTTCGGGTCGGCGGGCCAGCATCGACTCGGCGCCGAGGTCCACGCGTGCGCCCGCGACCTCGCCGGGCAGCAGCTTGCCGCCGACGCGGTCCGAGGCCTCCAGGACGGTCACCCGCGCCCCGCGCTGCAACAGCCGGTGGGCGGCGGCCAGCCCGGCGATGCCCGCTCCG
It includes:
- the hemQ gene encoding hydrogen peroxide-dependent heme synthase yields the protein MSDDAPTTEPGRIPNKGKLAKDLNEVMRYTLWSVFRLKDVLPEDRAGYADEVQELFDQLAAKDVTVRGTYDVSGLRADADLMIWWHAETADQLQEAYNLFRRTKLGRALEPVWSNMALHRPAEFNRSHIPAFLADETPRDYVSVYPFVRSYDWYLLPDEDRRRMLADHGKMARGYPDVRANTVASFSLGDYEWMLAFEADELYRIVDLMRHLRASEARMHVREEVPFYTGRRKSVAELVAGLA
- the hemG gene encoding protoporphyrinogen oxidase, with protein sequence MREVETRTGPERVVVVGAGIAGLAAAHRLLQRGARVTVLEASDRVGGKLLPGEVAGARVDLGAESMLARRPEAVALAREVGLADRLRPPATATASLWTRGVLRPMPKGHVMGVPGTASALSGVLSDEGLRRVERDADLPVTEVGEDVAVGEYVAARVGREVVDRLVEPLLGGVYAGDAYRISMRSAVPQLFQAAQTHHSLTEAVREIQAKAAAAQQSGPVFMGIEGGVGGLPLAVAESVRARGGEIVTRAPVTELRREASGGWRVVAGDRVLHADAVVVSVPAPAAARLLRAEAPAAAAELDAVAYASMALVTLAYRRGDTALPEGSGFLVPPVDGRTIKASTFASQKWGWIADANPDLVVLRTSVGRHGEAEILQREDAELVDVSRHDLQQATGLAATPVDTRVTRWDDGLPQYPVGHHARVARVREHLGKLPGLAVCGAVYDGVGIPACIASAYAAVEQLSADPVRSRTAGAGE